A genomic window from Sparus aurata chromosome 14, fSpaAur1.1, whole genome shotgun sequence includes:
- the slc25a3a gene encoding solute carrier family 25 member 3a isoform X1, which produces MYPTALTQLARANPFSAPLFSLQKVEEPQQSLHGQRTRTLAAAATADEGNSCEFGSQKYLVLCGFGGILSCGTTHTAVVPLDLVKCRLQVSPDKYKSIGNGFKVTVREDGFRGLAKGWAPTFIGYSMQGLCKFGFYEVFKIFYSDLLGEENTYLWRTSLYLAASASAEFFADIALAPMEAVKVRIQTMPGFANTLRQAVPKMYAEEGLWAFYKGVVPLWMRQIPYTMMKFACFERTVELLYKYAVPKPRSECSKSEQLVVTFVAGYIAGVFCAIVSHPADSVVSVLNKEKGSTAVQVLKKLGPKGVWKGLVARIIMIGTLTALQWFIYDSVKVYFRLPRPPPPEMPESLKKKLGLTE; this is translated from the exons ATGTATCCGACCGCTTTGACTCAGCTGGCCCGGGCTAACCCGTTCAGCGCTCCCCTCTTCAGTCTTCAGAAAGTGGAAGAACCCCAACAGAGTCTTCATGGACAGAGGACCCGCACACTGGCAGCAGCCGCCACCGCAGACG AGGGAAACAGTTGTGAGTTCGGCTCTCAGAAGTATTTGGTCCTGTGCGGCTTTGGTGGGATTCTGAGCtgtggcaccacacacacagctgtcgtTCCCCTCGATCTGGTCAAATGCAGACTGCAG GTGAGCCCAGACAAATACAAGAGTATTGGTAACGGCTTTAAAGTGACTGTGAGGGAAGATGGCTTCAGAGGCCTGGCGAAGGGTTGGGCTCCCACTTTCATCGGCTACTCCATGCAGGGACTCTGCAAGTTTGGCTTCTATGAAGTGTTCAAGATCTTCTACAGTGACCTGCTGGGAGAG GAGAACACCTACCTTTGGAGGACATCGTTGTATCTGGCTGCTTCAGCCAGCGCAGAGTTCTTTGCTGACATTGCTCTGGCTCCCATGGAGGCTGTCAAGGTTCGTATCCAGACCATGCCTGGCTTCGCCAACACCCTCAGACAGGCTGTTCCCAAGATGTACGCAGAGGAGGGTCTCTGGGC TTTCTATAAGGGTGTGGTGCCCCTGTGGATGAGGCAGATCCCCTACACAATGATGAAGTTTGCCTGCTTCGAGCGCACAGTGGAGCTGCTCTATAAGTATGCTGTTCCCAAGCCCCGCAGTGAGTGCTCCAAATCTGAGCAGCTGGTGGTCACCTTCGTGGCAGGTTACATTG CTGGTGTCTTCTGTGCCATCGTGTCCCACCCTGCTGACTCTGTGGTGTCTGTGCTGAACAAGGAGAAGGGCAGCACTGCTGTCCAGGTCCTCAAGAAGCTTGGTCCCAAAG GTGTGTGGAAGGGCCTGGTTGCCCGTATCATCATGATCGGTACTCTGACGGCCCTGCAGTGGTTCATCTATGACTCCGTTAAGGTCTACTTCCGCTTgccccgcccccctccccctgagATGCCAGAGTCCCTGAAGAAGAAGCTCGGCCTGACAGAGTAA
- the slc25a3a gene encoding solute carrier family 25 member 3a isoform X2, producing the protein MYPTALTQLARANPFSAPLFSLQKVEEPQQSLHGQRTRTLAAAATADDEVSCDFGSSKYYALCGFGGILSCGLTHTAVVPLDLVKCRLQVSPDKYKSIGNGFKVTVREDGFRGLAKGWAPTFIGYSMQGLCKFGFYEVFKIFYSDLLGEENTYLWRTSLYLAASASAEFFADIALAPMEAVKVRIQTMPGFANTLRQAVPKMYAEEGLWAFYKGVVPLWMRQIPYTMMKFACFERTVELLYKYAVPKPRSECSKSEQLVVTFVAGYIAGVFCAIVSHPADSVVSVLNKEKGSTAVQVLKKLGPKGVWKGLVARIIMIGTLTALQWFIYDSVKVYFRLPRPPPPEMPESLKKKLGLTE; encoded by the exons ATGTATCCGACCGCTTTGACTCAGCTGGCCCGGGCTAACCCGTTCAGCGCTCCCCTCTTCAGTCTTCAGAAAGTGGAAGAACCCCAACAGAGTCTTCATGGACAGAGGACCCGCACACTGGCAGCAGCCGCCACCGCAGACG ACGAAGTCAGCTGCGACTTTGGCTCCTCAAAGTACTATGCTCTGTGCGGCTTTGGGGGCATCCTGAGCTgcggcctcacacacacagcagtggtgCCCCTCGACCTTGTCAAGTGCCGTCTGCAG GTGAGCCCAGACAAATACAAGAGTATTGGTAACGGCTTTAAAGTGACTGTGAGGGAAGATGGCTTCAGAGGCCTGGCGAAGGGTTGGGCTCCCACTTTCATCGGCTACTCCATGCAGGGACTCTGCAAGTTTGGCTTCTATGAAGTGTTCAAGATCTTCTACAGTGACCTGCTGGGAGAG GAGAACACCTACCTTTGGAGGACATCGTTGTATCTGGCTGCTTCAGCCAGCGCAGAGTTCTTTGCTGACATTGCTCTGGCTCCCATGGAGGCTGTCAAGGTTCGTATCCAGACCATGCCTGGCTTCGCCAACACCCTCAGACAGGCTGTTCCCAAGATGTACGCAGAGGAGGGTCTCTGGGC TTTCTATAAGGGTGTGGTGCCCCTGTGGATGAGGCAGATCCCCTACACAATGATGAAGTTTGCCTGCTTCGAGCGCACAGTGGAGCTGCTCTATAAGTATGCTGTTCCCAAGCCCCGCAGTGAGTGCTCCAAATCTGAGCAGCTGGTGGTCACCTTCGTGGCAGGTTACATTG CTGGTGTCTTCTGTGCCATCGTGTCCCACCCTGCTGACTCTGTGGTGTCTGTGCTGAACAAGGAGAAGGGCAGCACTGCTGTCCAGGTCCTCAAGAAGCTTGGTCCCAAAG GTGTGTGGAAGGGCCTGGTTGCCCGTATCATCATGATCGGTACTCTGACGGCCCTGCAGTGGTTCATCTATGACTCCGTTAAGGTCTACTTCCGCTTgccccgcccccctccccctgagATGCCAGAGTCCCTGAAGAAGAAGCTCGGCCTGACAGAGTAA
- the slc25a3a gene encoding solute carrier family 25 member 3a isoform X3, whose protein sequence is MQTADEVSCDFGSSKYYALCGFGGILSCGLTHTAVVPLDLVKCRLQVSPDKYKSIGNGFKVTVREDGFRGLAKGWAPTFIGYSMQGLCKFGFYEVFKIFYSDLLGEENTYLWRTSLYLAASASAEFFADIALAPMEAVKVRIQTMPGFANTLRQAVPKMYAEEGLWAFYKGVVPLWMRQIPYTMMKFACFERTVELLYKYAVPKPRSECSKSEQLVVTFVAGYIAGVFCAIVSHPADSVVSVLNKEKGSTAVQVLKKLGPKGVWKGLVARIIMIGTLTALQWFIYDSVKVYFRLPRPPPPEMPESLKKKLGLTE, encoded by the exons ATGCAGACTGCAG ACGAAGTCAGCTGCGACTTTGGCTCCTCAAAGTACTATGCTCTGTGCGGCTTTGGGGGCATCCTGAGCTgcggcctcacacacacagcagtggtgCCCCTCGACCTTGTCAAGTGCCGTCTGCAG GTGAGCCCAGACAAATACAAGAGTATTGGTAACGGCTTTAAAGTGACTGTGAGGGAAGATGGCTTCAGAGGCCTGGCGAAGGGTTGGGCTCCCACTTTCATCGGCTACTCCATGCAGGGACTCTGCAAGTTTGGCTTCTATGAAGTGTTCAAGATCTTCTACAGTGACCTGCTGGGAGAG GAGAACACCTACCTTTGGAGGACATCGTTGTATCTGGCTGCTTCAGCCAGCGCAGAGTTCTTTGCTGACATTGCTCTGGCTCCCATGGAGGCTGTCAAGGTTCGTATCCAGACCATGCCTGGCTTCGCCAACACCCTCAGACAGGCTGTTCCCAAGATGTACGCAGAGGAGGGTCTCTGGGC TTTCTATAAGGGTGTGGTGCCCCTGTGGATGAGGCAGATCCCCTACACAATGATGAAGTTTGCCTGCTTCGAGCGCACAGTGGAGCTGCTCTATAAGTATGCTGTTCCCAAGCCCCGCAGTGAGTGCTCCAAATCTGAGCAGCTGGTGGTCACCTTCGTGGCAGGTTACATTG CTGGTGTCTTCTGTGCCATCGTGTCCCACCCTGCTGACTCTGTGGTGTCTGTGCTGAACAAGGAGAAGGGCAGCACTGCTGTCCAGGTCCTCAAGAAGCTTGGTCCCAAAG GTGTGTGGAAGGGCCTGGTTGCCCGTATCATCATGATCGGTACTCTGACGGCCCTGCAGTGGTTCATCTATGACTCCGTTAAGGTCTACTTCCGCTTgccccgcccccctccccctgagATGCCAGAGTCCCTGAAGAAGAAGCTCGGCCTGACAGAGTAA
- the ldhba gene encoding L-lactate dehydrogenase B-A chain: MSSVLQKLISPLASSPAEPPRNKVTVVGVGQVGMACAVSILLRDLCDELALVDVMEDRLKGEMMDLQHGSLFLKTSKIVADKDYAVTANSRLVVVTAGVRQQEGESRLNLVQRNVNVFKSIIPQIIKYSPNCTMIVVSNPVDVLTYVTWKLSGLPKHRVIGSGTNLDSARFRYMMAERLGIHATSFNGWVLGEHGDTSVPVWSGANVAGVNLQKLNPEIGTDADKEQWKATHKAVVDSAYEVIRLKGYTNWAIGLSVADLTESIIKNMSRVHPVSTMVKDMYGIGEEVFLSLPCVLNNTGVSSVVNMTLTDAEVSQLKKSADTLWGIQKDLKDI, encoded by the exons ATGTCCTCAGTGCTGCAGAAGCTCATCAGCCCTCTGGCCAGCAGCCCTGCTGAGCCTCCCAGGAACAAGGTGACAGTGGTCGGGGTGGGTCAGGTGGGCATGGCCTGCGCCGTCAGCATCCTGCTGCGG GACCTGTGTGATGAGCTGGCTCTGGTGGACGTGATGGAGGATCGTCTCAAGGGAGAGATGATGGACCTGCAGCACGGCAGCCTCTTCCTCAAGACCTCCAAGATTGTCGCTGACAAAG actACGCAGTGACAGCCAACTCTCGTCTGGTCGTGGTGACGGCCGGTGTTCGCCAGCAGGAAGGAGAGAGCCGCCTCAACCTGGTGCAGAGGAACGTCAACGTCTTCAAGTCCATCATCCCCCAGATCATTAAGTACAGCCCCAACTGCACTATGATTGTGGTCTCCAACCCTG TGGATGTGCTGACCTACGTGACCTGGAAACTGAGCGGTCTGCCCAAGCACCGTGTCATTGGCAGCGGCACCAACCTGGACTCAGCCCGCTTCCGCTACATGATGGCAGAACGCCTCGGCATCCACGCAACCTCTTTCAACGGCTGGGTGCTGGGAGAGCACGGAGACACAAGCG TGCCGGTGTGGAGCGGTGCTAACGTAGCAGGGGTCAACCTGCAGAAGCTGAATCCTGAGATTGGCACCGATGCTGATAAGGAACAGTGGAAGGCCACACACAAGGCCGTCGTGGACAG TGCCTACGAGGTGATCAGGCTGAAGGGCTACACCAACTGGGCCATCGGCCTGAGTGTGGCAGACCTGACCGAGAGCATCATCAAGAACATGAGCCGTGTCCACCCTGTGTCCACCATGgtcaag GACATGTATGGTATTGGTGAGGAGGTCTTCCTGTCTCTGCCCTGCGTGCTGAACAACACCGGTGTGAGCAGCGTAGTCAACATGACCCTGACGGACGCCGAGGTGTCCCAGCTCAAGAAGAGCGCCGACACTCTGTGGGGCATCCAGAAGGACCTGAAGGACATCTGA